In Desulfomicrobium macestii, the following proteins share a genomic window:
- a CDS encoding O-methyltransferase, translating to MKDPHASFRALAPDGELGLQGLADEAAARGIPVIGPVMGGLLALLCRIMGAVRVLELGAAVGYSTTFLARAVRDTGGIVLGVDMHEAHCREARANLASFGLEESCALLCADARALPFGAAGFDLVFLDVDQRYYAELEPVCHRLLRPGGLLVADNTAFADAQAFNVLIRDGRRWDAVNIYAFLPNHAPEQDGICLARKKQTGDSRNDSNGNFQGYAED from the coding sequence GTGAAAGATCCGCACGCCAGTTTTCGTGCCCTGGCTCCGGACGGGGAACTGGGCCTGCAAGGGCTGGCCGATGAGGCCGCCGCGCGTGGGATTCCGGTCATCGGGCCGGTCATGGGCGGGCTGCTTGCGCTGCTGTGCCGGATCATGGGAGCCGTGCGCGTCCTTGAACTGGGCGCGGCCGTGGGCTATTCCACGACGTTTCTGGCCCGGGCCGTGCGGGATACGGGCGGGATTGTCCTGGGCGTGGACATGCACGAGGCCCATTGCCGCGAGGCGCGGGCCAATCTCGCGTCCTTCGGATTGGAGGAGAGCTGCGCCCTGCTGTGCGCCGACGCCCGCGCCCTGCCTTTCGGTGCTGCGGGCTTCGATCTGGTCTTTCTGGATGTGGACCAGCGCTACTACGCGGAGCTTGAACCCGTCTGCCATCGCCTGCTTCGTCCCGGAGGGCTGCTGGTCGCGGACAACACCGCCTTTGCCGACGCCCAGGCCTTCAACGTCCTGATCCGGGACGGCAGGCGCTGGGACGCGGTCAACATTTACGCATTCTTACCGAATCATGCGCCGGAGCAGGACGGAATCTGCCTGGCGCGCAAGAAACAAACAGGAGACTCAAGAAATGATAGTAATGGAAACTTCCAAGGGTACGCTGAAGATTGA
- the ispE gene encoding 4-(cytidine 5'-diphospho)-2-C-methyl-D-erythritol kinase yields MSMVWKLRAGCKVNLYLDIVGVREDGYHEIESLFYPLPAPCDILDVRLSGGQGLRLSCSASDLGAEENILSRAYQKFADVTGFAPGVSVHLHKNIPMGAGLGGGSSDAAAFLSWLNARAGEHALARGELARLALMLGADVPFFLGNVPAWVTGIGEKLEPVACDLADYTLLVVCPAVHVNTKWAYRRWDEMRANGSVRPRKELTPENSPIMSLCFTKPPKLWNGFEEVVFHEFPTLYEVKKQILNHFPDACVMSGSGSSFVALFSSVECASRCAGDMRAMGHACHASRSGEPLGFDS; encoded by the coding sequence ATGAGCATGGTCTGGAAGCTTCGCGCCGGTTGCAAGGTCAACCTCTATCTGGACATCGTCGGGGTGCGGGAAGACGGCTATCATGAGATCGAGAGCCTCTTTTACCCGCTCCCCGCGCCTTGCGACATTCTGGACGTGCGCCTGTCTGGCGGACAGGGCCTGCGCCTGTCCTGCTCCGCTTCGGACCTTGGCGCCGAGGAGAACATCCTGTCCAGGGCATACCAGAAGTTTGCCGACGTCACAGGTTTTGCTCCGGGCGTGTCGGTGCACCTGCACAAGAACATTCCCATGGGTGCGGGCCTGGGAGGCGGCAGCAGCGATGCTGCCGCCTTTCTTTCCTGGCTCAACGCGCGGGCCGGTGAACACGCCCTGGCCAGGGGCGAATTGGCCAGGCTGGCTCTGATGCTGGGGGCCGACGTGCCTTTTTTCCTGGGCAACGTACCGGCCTGGGTCACAGGGATCGGCGAGAAGCTCGAACCGGTGGCCTGCGACCTGGCCGACTACACACTGCTGGTGGTCTGTCCCGCCGTACACGTCAACACCAAATGGGCCTACAGGCGATGGGACGAGATGCGCGCAAACGGAAGCGTGCGTCCAAGAAAAGAGTTGACACCCGAAAACAGCCCTATTATGAGTCTTTGCTTCACGAAACCGCCCAAGCTTTGGAATGGATTTGAAGAAGTCGTTTTTCATGAATTTCCAACGCTTTACGAGGTTAAAAAGCAAATACTGAATCACTTTCCGGACGCATGCGTCATGAGTGGAAGCGGTTCTAGTTTTGTGGCTCTTTTTTCTTCCGTGGAGTGTGCAAGCCGATGTGCCGGCGACATGCGGGCCATGGGGCACGCATGTCACGCAAGCAGGTCCGGTGAGCCTCTGGGTTTTGATTCGTGA
- a CDS encoding NUDIX hydrolase, which produces MFLETGQEKIHVVDENNLPLAIMASEQVHLQGLRHRGFLLLLTDAKGRLLLRRLSKSHPLYPGRWDIVGSGHIMATEAAEEAAERHLPPVTADLTGNLRHARTLTEGAGTGNEIVEVFCAGLSSQAARHLLQDLSFMAVDPDELGALATSYPDQLSPTLLTVWNARLLRPDAAS; this is translated from the coding sequence ATGTTTTTGGAAACAGGCCAGGAAAAAATCCACGTCGTGGACGAAAACAACCTGCCCCTGGCCATCATGGCTTCGGAGCAGGTCCATCTGCAGGGACTCAGGCACAGGGGTTTTCTGCTCTTGCTGACGGATGCAAAGGGCCGCCTCTTGCTGCGCAGGCTGAGCAAAAGCCACCCTCTGTATCCGGGGCGCTGGGACATCGTGGGAAGCGGGCACATCATGGCCACGGAGGCCGCCGAGGAGGCCGCCGAGCGGCATCTGCCCCCCGTCACGGCCGATCTGACCGGAAATCTGCGGCATGCGCGAACGCTGACCGAAGGGGCGGGAACGGGCAACGAGATCGTGGAGGTCTTTTGCGCCGGACTTTCAAGCCAGGCCGCCCGGCATCTGCTTCAGGACCTCTCCTTCATGGCCGTGGACCCGGACGAGCTCGGCGCCCTGGCCACATCCTACCCGGACCAGCTCTCCCCGACGCTGCTGACCGTATGGAACGCACGCCTGCTTCGTCCGGACGCCGCTAGTTGA
- a CDS encoding DegQ family serine endoprotease, giving the protein MKYAIRLLTIMFVFVASATMAAQLPDFTELAEKSGQAVVNISTVKIVKNQRNMQQFFRQGPQGQHPFGDFFDQFERFFGEQGQGVPREQRSLGSGFVFSADGYIVTNNHVIEGADSIKVNLQVDKNGDRSYDAEVIGTDKETDLALLKIKADKPLPFLTFGDSDALRVGQWVMAIGNPFGLDHTVTAGIVSAKGRTIGAGPYDNFIQTDASINPGNSGGPLIDMDGQVIGINTAIVASGQGIGFAIPSRLARQVIEQLKEHKIVKRGWLGVSIQDVDENSAKALGLEAVRGALVSSVTAGDPAEKAGIKAGDVIVAVDGVPVADAGDLTRKIGDLLPGVKIDLSVWREGKTVKIPLVLGDRSAEKVAQGRPGAPGSQGEDVLGLSVRPVTEAEAKALELEQARGLLVVEVSEDSKAAQNDLSAGDVILEANGKMVNTVKALRDVIEGDGKEKGVVMLLIKRQGRNVFRTVPLP; this is encoded by the coding sequence ATGAAATATGCAATTCGACTCCTTACCATCATGTTCGTGTTTGTGGCTTCGGCCACCATGGCCGCGCAGCTGCCGGACTTCACGGAGCTCGCGGAAAAATCGGGTCAGGCGGTGGTCAATATCAGCACCGTCAAGATCGTCAAAAATCAGCGCAACATGCAGCAGTTTTTCCGGCAGGGTCCGCAGGGTCAGCACCCGTTCGGAGATTTCTTCGACCAGTTCGAGCGCTTTTTCGGGGAGCAGGGGCAAGGCGTTCCGCGCGAACAGCGCTCGCTGGGATCGGGCTTTGTCTTCTCCGCTGACGGGTACATAGTCACCAACAACCATGTCATCGAAGGCGCGGATTCCATCAAGGTCAACCTGCAGGTCGACAAGAACGGCGACCGCTCCTACGACGCCGAGGTCATCGGCACGGACAAGGAGACGGACCTGGCGCTTCTGAAGATAAAGGCCGACAAGCCGTTGCCGTTCCTGACCTTCGGGGATTCCGACGCGCTCAGGGTCGGGCAGTGGGTCATGGCCATAGGCAACCCCTTCGGACTTGACCACACCGTCACGGCCGGAATCGTCAGCGCCAAGGGTCGCACCATCGGCGCCGGTCCCTACGACAATTTCATCCAGACCGACGCCTCCATCAACCCCGGCAACAGCGGCGGACCGCTCATCGACATGGACGGCCAAGTCATCGGCATCAATACGGCCATAGTGGCTTCGGGGCAGGGCATCGGCTTTGCCATTCCCAGTCGCCTGGCCCGTCAGGTGATCGAGCAACTCAAGGAACACAAGATCGTGAAACGGGGCTGGCTCGGCGTGTCCATCCAGGACGTGGACGAGAATTCCGCCAAGGCCCTGGGGCTTGAAGCGGTTCGCGGCGCCCTTGTCTCGTCGGTGACCGCCGGAGATCCGGCGGAAAAGGCCGGGATAAAGGCCGGAGACGTGATTGTCGCCGTGGATGGCGTGCCCGTGGCCGACGCCGGCGATTTGACCCGCAAGATCGGTGATCTCCTGCCCGGCGTGAAGATCGATCTCTCGGTCTGGCGCGAGGGAAAGACCGTCAAGATTCCTCTGGTTCTGGGCGATCGCAGCGCGGAAAAGGTGGCCCAGGGAAGACCCGGCGCTCCGGGCAGCCAGGGCGAGGATGTCCTTGGACTGAGCGTTCGGCCCGTGACTGAAGCCGAAGCAAAGGCACTGGAGCTCGAGCAGGCTCGGGGGCTTCTTGTCGTCGAAGTGAGCGAGGATTCCAAGGCTGCGCAAAACGATTTGAGCGCCGGCGACGTGATCCTCGAAGCCAACGGCAAGATGGTGAACACGGTCAAGGCATTGCGGGACGTGATCGAGGGCGACGGCAAGGAGAAGGGCGTTGTCATGCTGCTGATCAAGCGTCAGGGACGCAACGTCTTCCGCACCGTGCCCCTGCCCTAG
- a CDS encoding YheT family hydrolase, whose product MRLARAFPFSSGHVQTLFPPLFRPMADACYERERLETSDGDFVDLDWSRGDGSRGLVFIMHGLEGHSRRKYVLGMVKAAREHGLDAVAMNFRGCSGEPNRKVSMYHSGWTRDLHEALLMIEALGRYSCVHLVGFSLGGNVILKYLGEDPSIIPEFVRGAVAISVPCDLEDSARALARPQCALYTRYLLDQLRKKIIEKGRLFPGALDLKGVEKLRTFRQFDDRFTAPLHGFRDALDYWRRSSSRQYLAGIDRRTCIINAANDPFLGPRCYPAEEVRANDRLTLLTPPTGGHVGFVGSGRGGMYWSEWMAMSFLLEQGASQVQK is encoded by the coding sequence GTGCGGCTGGCGAGAGCCTTCCCCTTCTCCTCGGGGCATGTTCAGACGCTTTTTCCGCCGTTGTTCCGCCCCATGGCGGACGCGTGCTACGAGCGGGAGCGTCTTGAAACCTCGGACGGCGACTTCGTGGACCTGGACTGGTCCCGGGGGGATGGGAGCCGCGGTCTTGTCTTCATCATGCATGGCCTTGAGGGGCACTCCAGGCGCAAATACGTGCTGGGCATGGTCAAGGCCGCTCGGGAGCATGGGCTTGACGCCGTGGCCATGAACTTCAGGGGGTGCAGCGGGGAGCCGAACCGCAAGGTCTCCATGTATCATTCGGGCTGGACCCGCGACCTGCACGAGGCCCTGCTCATGATCGAGGCCCTGGGTCGCTACAGCTGTGTGCACCTGGTCGGATTCAGCCTTGGCGGAAACGTCATCCTCAAGTATCTCGGAGAGGACCCGTCTATCATTCCGGAGTTCGTGCGCGGGGCCGTGGCCATTTCCGTGCCCTGCGATCTGGAGGATTCTGCCCGGGCCCTGGCCCGTCCGCAGTGCGCGCTCTACACCCGCTACCTGCTTGACCAGCTGCGAAAGAAGATTATCGAGAAGGGTCGGCTTTTTCCCGGAGCCCTCGACCTCAAAGGAGTGGAGAAGCTGCGCACCTTTCGCCAGTTTGACGACCGCTTCACGGCCCCGCTGCATGGTTTCCGCGATGCGCTCGACTACTGGCGACGTTCCAGTTCGCGGCAGTACCTGGCTGGAATCGACCGACGGACATGCATCATCAACGCCGCCAACGATCCTTTTCTGGGGCCGCGCTGCTATCCCGCCGAGGAGGTCCGGGCCAACGACCGCCTGACCCTGCTCACGCCCCCGACCGGCGGCCATGTGGGTTTCGTGGGTTCGGGCCGGGGCGGGATGTACTGGTCGGAGTGGATGGCCATGAGCTTCCTGCTGGAGCAGGGCGCTTCGCAAGTGCAGAAATGA
- a CDS encoding GAF domain-containing protein: MTMKYPSLDRLLESIGSVFDAYSVVLFCRNSAGTFDLITSFSLGDSIRKGAKIEQGQGLVGWILKNDSPLVVEKFDEKNTFLGYYGAEQDEQIKVFVGCPLPGGLGALCMDSKKTYAFTSKDQRLLSLFALVVAAIMDDVGEGGVSNREQALYRVLQQVYALREAHPKWTDFLNRYLALLAGASGYEYAFLVVSDEWGNNYLLEGSNKPFMPENFTARQSFSTGSGLLGWVFKKNQPVFFGDGKSELGRTPLFGRDIPGPVLNTLMAFPLKVHTRCRGVLVFGDRESRVISNEIRAFANMAADYLALFLENLYLRNKVRRFAPPSVTDPGDATDFDNSDYHP, encoded by the coding sequence ATGACCATGAAATACCCTTCCCTGGACAGATTGCTGGAGAGCATCGGCAGCGTTTTTGACGCCTATTCGGTGGTTCTCTTTTGCCGCAATTCCGCCGGGACATTCGATTTGATCACCTCCTTCAGTCTTGGGGACTCCATCCGCAAAGGCGCGAAGATCGAGCAGGGGCAAGGACTGGTGGGCTGGATTCTCAAGAACGATTCGCCGCTTGTCGTCGAGAAGTTCGACGAGAAGAACACCTTCCTTGGCTACTATGGCGCGGAGCAGGACGAGCAGATCAAGGTTTTCGTGGGCTGCCCCCTGCCCGGTGGACTGGGGGCCCTGTGCATGGACAGCAAGAAGACCTATGCCTTCACGTCCAAGGACCAGCGCCTGCTGTCCCTCTTCGCCCTGGTCGTGGCCGCCATCATGGACGATGTGGGCGAGGGCGGGGTCTCGAATCGCGAGCAGGCCTTGTATCGCGTGCTGCAACAGGTCTACGCCCTGCGCGAGGCGCATCCCAAATGGACGGATTTCCTGAACCGCTATCTGGCGCTTCTGGCTGGGGCCAGCGGTTACGAATACGCTTTTCTCGTGGTCAGCGACGAGTGGGGGAACAACTACCTCCTTGAAGGCAGCAACAAGCCCTTCATGCCCGAGAATTTCACTGCCAGGCAGTCGTTCAGCACGGGCAGCGGGCTTCTGGGCTGGGTCTTCAAGAAGAATCAGCCTGTCTTTTTTGGCGACGGCAAGAGCGAGCTTGGCCGCACGCCCCTTTTTGGCCGCGACATCCCGGGCCCGGTTTTGAACACCCTCATGGCTTTCCCCCTCAAGGTGCATACCCGTTGCCGGGGCGTACTGGTCTTCGGGGATCGCGAAAGCCGGGTCATCAGTAATGAAATCCGGGCCTTTGCCAACATGGCCGCGGATTATTTGGCTCTTTTTCTGGAGAATCTGTATCTGAGGAACAAGGTCAGGCGTTTTGCCCCGCCCAGCGTAACCGACCCGGGCGACGCCACCGATTTCGACAATTCCGATTATCACCCTTAA
- a CDS encoding ribose-phosphate diphosphokinase, which produces MPRMGELKIVTGTANPALAARICDHLGCKLTHSLVDKFSDGEIRVEMGDNVRGDDVYVVQSTCAPVNHNLMELCLMLDALKRASAGRVTAVVPYFGYARQDRKVVPRAPISAKLVADFITVAGVDRVLTIDLHSGQIQGFFNKPVDNLYAAQVLLEYIRKLGDNLIIVSPDAGGTERARAYAKRLGVGLAIVDKRREGPNKAHAMQLIGDVKGKIAVVLDDMIDTAGTMTEAGNMLAENGAEDVVACASHAVLSGPAVERLNNSAFSQVIVTDTIPLNAQALSSDKFKVISVGSLIAKAIHNIHSESSVSVLFS; this is translated from the coding sequence ATGCCACGCATGGGCGAGCTGAAAATCGTCACGGGAACCGCCAATCCGGCTTTGGCTGCCCGCATTTGTGATCATCTGGGCTGCAAGTTGACCCATTCTCTGGTCGACAAGTTCAGCGACGGAGAGATCCGCGTCGAAATGGGCGACAACGTTCGGGGTGACGACGTGTATGTGGTGCAATCCACCTGCGCTCCAGTCAATCATAACCTGATGGAGCTCTGCCTGATGCTCGACGCCCTGAAGCGCGCCAGCGCGGGCCGGGTCACGGCGGTGGTGCCATATTTCGGCTACGCCCGTCAGGACCGAAAGGTCGTGCCCCGCGCGCCGATCAGCGCCAAACTGGTGGCTGACTTCATCACGGTGGCCGGCGTGGACCGCGTTCTGACCATCGACCTGCATTCCGGCCAGATCCAGGGCTTCTTCAACAAGCCCGTGGACAACCTCTATGCCGCTCAGGTTCTGCTTGAATATATCCGCAAGCTCGGCGATAATCTGATTATCGTTTCGCCCGATGCGGGCGGCACGGAGCGGGCCAGGGCTTACGCCAAACGCCTTGGTGTCGGGCTGGCCATCGTGGACAAACGCCGTGAAGGGCCGAACAAGGCCCACGCCATGCAGCTCATTGGCGACGTCAAGGGCAAGATCGCGGTTGTCCTTGATGACATGATCGATACAGCGGGCACCATGACCGAGGCCGGGAACATGCTGGCCGAAAACGGTGCCGAGGATGTCGTTGCCTGCGCCTCCCACGCGGTCCTGTCCGGGCCTGCCGTGGAACGTCTGAACAACTCGGCGTTTTCGCAGGTCATCGTGACCGACACCATCCCGCTCAATGCCCAGGCTCTGAGCAGTGACAAGTTCAAGGTAATTTCCGTTGGCAGTCTTATTGCCAAGGCTATACATAATATCCATTCCGAATCTTCCGTCAGTGTTCTGTTCAGCTGA
- the rimI gene encoding ribosomal protein S18-alanine N-acetyltransferase yields MVEKGLELRLLEPRDASALAALEARVFADAWDAEHFRELLGQDRFLAVGAFDPDGLCAYLTAYSVAGELEIVNVAVAPALRGQGIGRSVLHFFLEQGRLGGARRAVLEVRAGNVAARGLYGSCGFVQVGVRRAYYADSGEDALVLEWTPCPGS; encoded by the coding sequence ATGGTTGAAAAGGGTCTTGAGCTGCGCTTGCTTGAGCCTCGGGATGCATCGGCGCTTGCCGCCCTGGAGGCCCGGGTTTTTGCCGACGCCTGGGACGCGGAGCATTTCAGAGAGCTTCTTGGGCAGGATCGCTTTTTGGCCGTGGGCGCCTTTGACCCTGACGGACTGTGCGCATATCTGACGGCATACAGTGTGGCGGGAGAGCTTGAAATAGTCAACGTGGCTGTGGCTCCCGCGCTGCGCGGTCAGGGCATTGGCCGGTCGGTGCTGCATTTTTTTCTGGAGCAGGGGCGCCTGGGCGGCGCCCGGCGCGCGGTTCTTGAGGTTCGCGCCGGAAATGTCGCGGCCCGGGGCCTTTACGGGAGCTGCGGTTTTGTGCAGGTGGGGGTGCGCAGGGCATATTACGCCGACAGCGGCGAGGATGCCCTGGTGCTGGAGTGGACGCCGTGCCCCGGCTCGTGA
- the gcvT gene encoding glycine cleavage system aminomethyltransferase GcvT, which translates to MSELLTTPLHAWHKNNGARMVPFAGWDMPVQYVGILEEHKHTRTNASIFDISHMGEFLLEGDGATEALATVVTHNLATLAPGKCRYGFLLNETGGVLDDLIVYRLDTEKYMLVVNGACIESDFAWIKSHLPASLTLIDQSFDIAKIDLQGPESFDVLARVMPGDWTSLGYFAFREVEFEGFRLIVSRTGYTGELGCEFYLPWSKAEVLWEKLMADETVRPAGLGARDTLRLEVGLPLYGQDLDTQHTPVEAGYGGMLKSEAEYIGKSGLGNVREKLIGLRIDGRRSARHHDEVYVGETRVGTVTSGSIAPSLGYCVAMAFVRADMADAETFTVKGPRTTLEAARADMPFYTAGTARRKLA; encoded by the coding sequence ATGTCCGAATTGCTGACCACCCCCCTTCATGCCTGGCACAAGAACAACGGGGCCAGAATGGTCCCTTTCGCGGGCTGGGACATGCCTGTCCAATATGTCGGCATCCTTGAGGAACACAAGCACACCAGAACCAACGCGTCCATCTTCGACATCTCCCACATGGGAGAATTCCTGCTTGAAGGCGACGGCGCGACCGAAGCGCTGGCCACCGTGGTGACCCACAACCTGGCCACCCTGGCCCCGGGGAAGTGCCGCTACGGTTTCCTCCTCAATGAAACAGGCGGCGTGCTCGACGACCTCATCGTCTACCGGCTGGACACGGAAAAATACATGCTCGTGGTCAACGGAGCATGCATCGAGTCCGATTTCGCATGGATAAAAAGCCACCTTCCGGCAAGCCTGACCCTGATCGACCAGAGCTTCGACATAGCCAAGATCGACCTGCAGGGTCCGGAATCATTCGACGTGCTGGCCCGCGTCATGCCCGGTGACTGGACGAGCCTTGGCTACTTCGCCTTCCGCGAAGTGGAGTTTGAAGGATTCAGGCTCATTGTCAGCCGCACGGGCTACACGGGCGAGCTTGGCTGCGAATTCTACCTGCCCTGGAGCAAGGCCGAGGTGCTGTGGGAAAAGCTCATGGCCGACGAAACCGTCCGCCCGGCGGGCCTTGGCGCACGCGACACCCTGCGCCTTGAGGTCGGGCTGCCCCTCTACGGCCAGGACCTGGACACGCAGCACACCCCGGTGGAGGCTGGCTACGGAGGCATGCTCAAGAGCGAAGCGGAGTACATCGGCAAATCCGGGCTCGGCAATGTGCGCGAGAAACTGATCGGCCTGCGCATCGACGGCCGCCGCAGCGCCCGCCATCACGACGAGGTCTACGTCGGCGAGACCAGGGTCGGCACGGTCACCAGCGGCTCCATCGCGCCAAGCCTCGGCTACTGCGTAGCAATGGCCTTTGTCCGCGCGGACATGGCCGACGCCGAAACCTTCACGGTCAAGGGACCGCGCACCACCCTTGAAGCCGCACGCGCGGACATGCCCTTCTACACTGCCGGCACTGCCCGCAGGAAACTGGCCTAG
- the mreB gene encoding rod shape-determining protein, producing the protein MFFSKLFGFLGKNLAMDLGTANTLLYSPKDGIVLNEPSVVALDIRNDAILAVGREAKEYLGRTPERIRAVRPLKDGVIADFEVTKAMIAYFIKKVITGMRIVKPRMVICVPAGITQVEKRAVIESALQAGAREVKLIEEPMAAAIGAGLPIHEPRGNMVVDIGGGTTEVAVISLSAVAYSESVRIAGDEINDAIQRYVQDEFQLLIGENMAEAAKIHIASAVPLPEPLQYRVAGKNLVDGNPKSIILNDYVREAIKEPVAAIVAAVRRALEKTPPELVADIATNGLLLAGGGALLKGLDKLITQQSSLMVHIDDDPLTTVVRGTGRSLEDEACYSKVYIN; encoded by the coding sequence ATGTTTTTCAGCAAGCTTTTCGGTTTTCTCGGTAAAAATCTGGCCATGGACCTCGGCACGGCCAACACGCTCCTGTATTCTCCCAAGGACGGGATCGTGCTCAACGAACCTTCGGTGGTGGCCCTCGACATCCGCAACGACGCCATTCTGGCCGTGGGCCGGGAGGCCAAGGAATATCTGGGCCGCACCCCGGAGCGGATTCGCGCCGTGCGCCCTCTGAAGGATGGCGTCATCGCCGACTTCGAGGTCACCAAGGCCATGATCGCCTACTTCATCAAGAAGGTCATTACCGGCATGCGTATCGTCAAGCCGCGCATGGTCATCTGCGTGCCAGCGGGGATAACCCAGGTGGAGAAGAGGGCGGTGATCGAGTCGGCGCTGCAGGCCGGAGCGCGAGAGGTCAAACTCATCGAGGAGCCCATGGCCGCGGCCATCGGCGCGGGCCTGCCCATCCACGAACCCAGAGGCAACATGGTGGTCGATATCGGCGGGGGGACCACGGAGGTGGCGGTCATTTCACTTTCCGCCGTGGCCTATTCCGAATCCGTGCGCATTGCCGGGGACGAGATCAACGATGCCATCCAGCGCTACGTGCAGGATGAATTTCAGCTTTTGATCGGTGAGAACATGGCCGAGGCGGCCAAGATCCACATCGCTTCGGCCGTGCCCCTGCCCGAGCCTTTGCAGTACCGGGTGGCGGGAAAGAACCTGGTCGACGGCAACCCCAAGTCCATCATCCTGAACGACTACGTGCGCGAGGCCATCAAGGAGCCCGTCGCGGCCATAGTCGCGGCCGTGCGCAGAGCCCTTGAGAAGACCCCGCCCGAGCTGGTCGCGGACATCGCCACCAACGGCCTGCTTCTGGCCGGAGGCGGGGCGCTCCTGAAGGGCCTGGACAAACTCATCACGCAGCAGAGTTCGCTCATGGTGCATATCGACGACGACCCCCTGACTACGGTGGTGCGCGGGACGGGGCGTTCCCTTGAGGACGAGGCGTGTTATTCGAAGGTCTATATCAACTAG
- a CDS encoding 50S ribosomal protein L25, translating to MSEVASLQLTPREERGKGPCSRMRSNGLVPGVFYNSKGENISFSVDNLALGKAFEKVRYSKMIELQIEVDGQVQKRNALFKKLVKHPVKRRYDHVDFIGIELDKEVQVTIPVETVGRAKGVVLGGKLEILQERVMVRCLPTAIPDSVVINVTELEIGGKVLVDQLVLPEGVKAVYERNFPVVAIQTARGAKAGEEEE from the coding sequence ATGTCTGAAGTCGCAAGTTTGCAGTTAACGCCTCGTGAGGAAAGGGGAAAAGGCCCTTGCTCCCGTATGCGTTCCAATGGTTTGGTTCCCGGCGTGTTCTACAACTCTAAGGGTGAAAATATCTCCTTTTCCGTAGACAACCTGGCTTTGGGCAAGGCTTTCGAAAAGGTTCGCTACTCAAAGATGATTGAGCTGCAGATCGAAGTTGACGGTCAAGTGCAGAAGCGCAACGCCCTGTTCAAGAAGCTCGTGAAGCACCCGGTCAAGCGTCGCTATGACCACGTGGACTTCATTGGTATCGAGCTCGACAAGGAAGTGCAGGTCACCATTCCCGTCGAGACCGTCGGCCGCGCCAAGGGCGTCGTGCTGGGCGGCAAGCTGGAGATCCTGCAGGAGCGTGTCATGGTGCGCTGTCTGCCGACTGCCATCCCTGATTCCGTTGTCATCAACGTGACCGAGCTTGAAATCGGGGGCAAGGTGCTTGTCGATCAGCTCGTTCTGCCCGAAGGGGTCAAGGCTGTTTACGAGCGCAACTTCCCCGTTGTCGCGATTCAGACCGCCCGTGGCGCCAAGGCCGGCGAAGAAGAAGAATAG
- a CDS encoding peptidylprolyl isomerase, with amino-acid sequence MIVMETSKGTLKIELFADKAPLTCENFLNYVREGFYDGTIFHRVIPNFMIQGGGMTETMSEKKTGDPIKNEADNGIKNQRGTLAMARTQAVDSATSQFFINLRDNAFLDHGSRDFGYAVFARVVEGIEVMDAIAGVPTGSFGFHQDVPKEPVIITRVSVEE; translated from the coding sequence ATGATAGTAATGGAAACTTCCAAGGGTACGCTGAAGATTGAACTGTTCGCGGACAAGGCCCCCCTGACCTGCGAGAATTTTCTCAATTATGTGCGCGAGGGCTTTTACGACGGAACGATCTTCCATCGCGTCATCCCCAATTTCATGATCCAGGGCGGCGGGATGACCGAGACCATGAGCGAAAAGAAGACCGGCGATCCGATCAAGAACGAGGCCGACAACGGCATCAAGAACCAGCGTGGCACCCTGGCCATGGCCCGCACCCAGGCCGTGGATAGCGCGACTTCCCAGTTTTTCATCAATCTGCGCGACAACGCGTTCCTGGATCACGGCTCGCGAGATTTCGGCTACGCCGTGTTCGCGCGGGTGGTCGAGGGGATCGAAGTCATGGACGCGATCGCGGGCGTGCCCACGGGCAGCTTCGGCTTTCATCAGGACGTGCCCAAGGAGCCGGTCATCATCACCCGGGTCAGCGTGGAGGAATAG